Genomic window (Sediminispirochaeta smaragdinae DSM 11293):
CGAGCATCAGATGGACTACATTGCAGCCAGTTTTATCAGAAGGCCTGAAGATGTTGAAGAAATTCGTGAGATTCTCAAACAATACCATTCTTCTATCCGTATCATTGCAAAGATAGAGAACCAGGAAGGCCTTGATAATATTGACGACATCATTCGGATTTCCGACGGAGTGATGGTTGCAAGAGGGGATCTTGGGGTACAGCTTTCAACGGAACAAATTCCTCTGGCCCAGAAACGGATCATTGGAAAGTGCATGAGGCAAGGGAAGCCCGTTATTACCGCCACCCAGATGCTTGATTCTATGATTCACAATCCGAGCCCTACCAGGGCAGAATTAACCGATGTTGCAAACGCTATTTTTGACGGAACCGATGCTGTCATGCTTTCTGGCGAGACAGCAGGCGGTGCGTTTCCTGTACGGTCGGTTGAAACCATGGGACGCATTGCCGAGGCTGTCGAAACGAGTGAGGAGTATCGACGGCGGTGCACCCAATGGTTTGAAACCGTACAACGTCCGAAAGATATAGGTCATACCATTGCACGGGCCGCTTATGTTGTTGCATCCGATATTGATGCTTCCGCAATTGTCGCTCCGACGCTTCGGGGAAATACTCCTCGAATTCTGAGCAACTATCGACCGAACCAGCTCATTATTGCCGTCACCACCTCTGAGGAAAGCTATCGTCAGCTTCTTCTTCATTGGGGAATTTTTCCGATTTTATCTGCTCCGGTGAAAGATTCCGACATGATGATCCAGAATGCCTTGAGGCTTGCACGTGAGCATGGGTATGTGGCCCCTCCTGATCGTGTGGTTACCACGGCGGGGATTCCTCTTAACTCTCCTCAACCCCTCAATACGATCAAGATCCATTTTCTTGGGACGATCCTAAATAGAGGTCATGCCGGTATGGGGGATCGCTGTTCCGGGGCTCTTGTTAAGGCTGAAAATTTTGAACTTGCCCAGCATCGTCTTCGCTGGGATGGAACCGAGATTTTGTTGACCGGCTCCATAGGGAAAGAGCTTTTCCCTCGCCTTTCCTCTTTGCGAGGAATTGTTATAGAGGGGGAGCTTTCCCTATCTCCCGAGGAGGTTCGCAAGATCGCTTCTAAGATTGTAATCATAGCCGATGTCCCTAACGCCATGGACAATTTTGAGGATGGGCAGCTGGTGACTCTTGATGGCAAAGAGAAGATCATTTACGAAGGCTTTATGTGACGGCACAGTAAAAAATTGAGTCCTGTTTATCACCAATATTCGTAACAGTAGAATTTTCTTTCCCCTTTTCCTTGTTGACAGCCTCGGTGACAAGGATTATTATAAATTCATACTTATTTAGTATGTTTTATGCGTGGAGGGATACCATGATAAACACCGAAACGGTGTTGAAGGCGCTTGAAGACGTAGTTGATCCTGAACTGGGCTACTCTGTTGTGGAACTCGGCTTGATATATCGTGTCAAAGTCGAAGGAAAGCGAGTGGAGATCGATTTTACCCTTACATCTTTCGGTTGTCCTTTGGCCGATCTTCTTACCGCCGATATCGAAGCGGCTGTTCGGTCCTTACATCCTGCTGCAGAGCCCGTTACGACTCTGGTGTGGGACCCTCCGTGGGGACCTGAACGGATGAACGAAGAGGCCCGGTTGGACCTTGGTTATCCCGTATAGGCAAGAGGAGGAGAAGGTATGTCTGTTTTAACAATAAAGGGGCTTCGCGCCAGTATAGATGGAAAGCCCATTCTCAATGGGGTTGATCTGATCCTCAAAAGCGGTGAGGTTCATGCCCTCATGGGGCCCAACGGTTCGGGTAAGTCGACTCTGGCGAATGTCATCATGGGAAATCCCCGCTACGAGGTGACCGGAGGTACGATTGATCTGGATGGTACCGATATTCTGGCGCTCCCTGTACATGAACGAGCACGTTTAGGATTATTTCTTGCCTTTCAATATCCCGTGGAGATCCCTGGCCTCAGCATGGCTAAATTTCTGCGGCGTGCTGCAGAAACACGTCTTTCCCAAGGCCAAAACCTTCGTGTTTCCTCCTTTTTAAAGGGAGTTCGTGCTGACATGGATCGCCTCTCTTTTGATAAGGCTTTTTTGAACCGTTCCCTCAATGATGGATTTTCCGGTGGAGAAAAAAAACGAGCGGAGATCCTCCAGCTGCTTACGCTGAAGCCAAAACTGGCTATCTTCGACGAAACCGATTCTGGTTTGGATATCGATGCCATTAAAAGCGTTGCTGCAGGCATCGACCATATGCGGGGACCTGATTTTGGTGCCCTGATTATCACCCATTACCGACGTATCCTGGATTATCTGGCACCGGAGTTCGTTCATGTCCTGTTCCAGGGACGTGTGGTCCTCAGCGGAGGGAATGAGATTGTTCGCGAGCTCGAGGAACGGGGCTATGACTGGGT
Coding sequences:
- the pyk gene encoding pyruvate kinase, translated to MKYLRKTRIVATIGPACDDLAIQKELLKAGVNVARFNFSHGNHEEQAKRIASMRRASEETSVPVALMMDTKGPEIRTGNVKGEAELALHSGFEIVLTSRHVEGTREELSVSYQNLPSEVEAGDHIFIADGVIDLEVLAVSGPDIRCLIRNGGMLGSKKNVNVPGVKVGLPAITEKDREDIRFAVEHQMDYIAASFIRRPEDVEEIREILKQYHSSIRIIAKIENQEGLDNIDDIIRISDGVMVARGDLGVQLSTEQIPLAQKRIIGKCMRQGKPVITATQMLDSMIHNPSPTRAELTDVANAIFDGTDAVMLSGETAGGAFPVRSVETMGRIAEAVETSEEYRRRCTQWFETVQRPKDIGHTIARAAYVVASDIDASAIVAPTLRGNTPRILSNYRPNQLIIAVTTSEESYRQLLLHWGIFPILSAPVKDSDMMIQNALRLAREHGYVAPPDRVVTTAGIPLNSPQPLNTIKIHFLGTILNRGHAGMGDRCSGALVKAENFELAQHRLRWDGTEILLTGSIGKELFPRLSSLRGIVIEGELSLSPEEVRKIASKIVIIADVPNAMDNFEDGQLVTLDGKEKIIYEGFM
- a CDS encoding metal-sulfur cluster assembly factor → MINTETVLKALEDVVDPELGYSVVELGLIYRVKVEGKRVEIDFTLTSFGCPLADLLTADIEAAVRSLHPAAEPVTTLVWDPPWGPERMNEEARLDLGYPV
- the sufC gene encoding Fe-S cluster assembly ATPase SufC; amino-acid sequence: MSVLTIKGLRASIDGKPILNGVDLILKSGEVHALMGPNGSGKSTLANVIMGNPRYEVTGGTIDLDGTDILALPVHERARLGLFLAFQYPVEIPGLSMAKFLRRAAETRLSQGQNLRVSSFLKGVRADMDRLSFDKAFLNRSLNDGFSGGEKKRAEILQLLTLKPKLAIFDETDSGLDIDAIKSVAAGIDHMRGPDFGALIITHYRRILDYLAPEFVHVLFQGRVVLSGGNEIVRELEERGYDWVKEGYGEAGGTPLVPETKASQAAHV